A DNA window from Streptococcus mutans contains the following coding sequences:
- a CDS encoding amino acid ABC transporter substrate-binding protein, protein MKLKHILRIGAVAFASILLLTACGSKSSKKTVTLATVGTTNPFSYEKKGKLTGYDIEVAKEVFKASDKYDVKYQKTEWTSIFSGLDSDKYQIGANNISYTKERANKYLYSNPTASNPLVLVVPKDSDIKSYNDIAGHSTQVVQGNTTVPMLQKFNKKHENNQVKLNFTSEDLAHQIRNVSDGKYDFKIFEKISAETIIKEQGLDNLKVIDLPSDQKPYVYFIFAQDQKDLQKFVNKRLKKLYENGTLEKLSKKYLGGSYLPDKKDMK, encoded by the coding sequence ATGAAATTGAAACATATTTTAAGAATTGGAGCGGTTGCTTTTGCCTCAATTCTTTTGTTAACTGCTTGCGGATCAAAATCATCTAAAAAAACAGTAACCCTTGCGACTGTTGGAACAACAAATCCGTTTTCTTATGAGAAAAAAGGAAAATTAACGGGATATGATATCGAGGTTGCTAAGGAAGTTTTCAAAGCTTCTGATAAATATGATGTCAAATATCAAAAAACAGAATGGACCAGTATTTTCTCTGGTCTAGACAGCGACAAATATCAAATCGGGGCTAACAATATCAGTTATACTAAAGAGCGTGCCAATAAATATCTTTATTCTAATCCAACGGCTTCCAATCCATTGGTATTAGTGGTTCCAAAAGATAGTGATATTAAGTCTTATAATGATATTGCTGGGCATAGCACTCAAGTTGTTCAAGGGAATACAACAGTGCCTATGCTGCAGAAATTCAATAAAAAACATGAAAACAATCAAGTTAAACTAAACTTTACCAGTGAAGATCTTGCGCATCAAATCCGTAATGTCAGTGATGGTAAGTATGATTTTAAAATTTTTGAAAAAATTTCAGCAGAAACGATCATCAAAGAGCAAGGACTTGATAATTTGAAAGTTATTGATCTTCCTTCAGACCAAAAACCATATGTTTACTTTATTTTTGCGCAAGACCAAAAAGACTTACAAAAGTTTGTCAATAAACGTCTCAAAAAACTTTACGAGAATGGTACACTTGAAAAATTATCGAAAAAATACCTTGGAGGAAGCTATCTTCCAGATAAAAAAGATATGAAATAA
- a CDS encoding methionine ABC transporter permease, which yields MHFIQTYLPNAYELGLTGDAGWLTAILNTLYMTIVPFVIGGGVGLVFGLLLVLMGPEGVIENKVVCWIIDKVTSVFRAIPFVILIAVLAPLTMLLMQTNLGATAALVPLSFATFPFFARQVQVVFSELDRGVIEAAQASGATFWDIVKVYISEGFPDLIRVSTVTLISLVGETAMAGAIGAGGLGNVAISYGYNRFNNDVTWVATLLILLLIFTIQFIGDTLTRKVSHR from the coding sequence ATGCATTTTATTCAAACCTATTTACCCAATGCTTATGAGCTTGGTTTGACAGGAGATGCTGGTTGGTTAACAGCAATTCTGAATACACTTTATATGACTATTGTTCCTTTTGTTATTGGAGGAGGCGTTGGTCTGGTTTTTGGTCTTCTCTTAGTATTGATGGGACCTGAAGGTGTTATTGAAAATAAGGTTGTTTGTTGGATCATTGATAAAGTAACATCTGTTTTCCGCGCCATTCCTTTTGTTATTTTGATTGCTGTCTTAGCACCATTAACCATGCTTTTGATGCAAACGAATTTAGGTGCGACAGCAGCCTTGGTTCCTTTATCTTTTGCGACTTTTCCTTTCTTTGCACGGCAAGTACAGGTTGTCTTTTCTGAATTGGATCGCGGTGTTATTGAGGCAGCACAAGCTTCTGGAGCTACCTTTTGGGATATTGTAAAGGTCTATATCAGTGAAGGTTTTCCGGATCTTATTCGTGTCTCAACGGTAACCTTGATTTCTCTTGTTGGTGAAACGGCTATGGCCGGAGCAATCGGAGCTGGGGGACTTGGGAATGTTGCTATTTCTTACGGCTATAATCGTTTTAATAATGATGTCACTTGGGTTGCAACTTTACTTATTCTTTTGCTTATTTTTACAATCCAATTTATTGGAGATACGCTAACTCGAAAAGTAAGTCATCGTTAA
- a CDS encoding M20/M25/M40 family metallo-hydrolase produces MAFSSEQEQIAKFWQDEVAQHYFEVLRTLISKKSIFAQQIGLQDVAGYLGEIFANVGAEVTIDETYTAPFVIAKFKSSKPQAKTIIFYNHYDTVPADNDQIWTDNPFKLTLRKGYMYGRGVDDDKGHITARLTAVRKYIREVGDLPVNVTFIIEGAEESASTDLDKYLKKYADSLLPADVLIWEQGVKNSQGQLEITGGNKGIITFNLSVSSAEVDIHSKYGAVIESAAWYLLNAISSMRADDGQILIDGIYDQVLEPNERELDLVERYALENSEGLRKVYGLKLPTLKKERRDFLKTYFFEPALSIEGLSSGYQGQGVKTILPSAASAKMEMRLVPGLSPQYVFEKINSHLRKLGFEHVKVTYTLGEESYRSDMSAPAILTIIDLAKQFYEAGVSVLPTAAGTGPMHTVYDALGIPMLAFGLGNPNSRDHGGDENVNLADYYTHIELIKELIRSYE; encoded by the coding sequence ATGGCATTTTCAAGTGAACAAGAGCAAATTGCTAAATTTTGGCAGGATGAAGTTGCTCAGCATTATTTTGAGGTTTTACGGACCTTAATTTCCAAAAAATCTATTTTTGCACAACAGATAGGCCTGCAGGATGTTGCAGGCTATTTGGGCGAAATTTTTGCCAATGTCGGTGCTGAAGTGACAATTGATGAAACCTATACGGCTCCTTTTGTTATTGCTAAATTTAAAAGTTCCAAACCTCAGGCTAAAACCATTATTTTTTATAACCATTATGATACAGTACCTGCAGATAATGATCAGATTTGGACAGATAATCCCTTTAAACTGACCTTAAGAAAAGGTTATATGTATGGCCGTGGTGTTGATGATGACAAAGGGCATATTACAGCTCGTTTGACAGCTGTTCGAAAGTATATTCGTGAGGTTGGGGATCTTCCTGTTAATGTTACTTTTATAATAGAAGGAGCTGAAGAATCTGCTTCAACAGATCTTGACAAGTATTTAAAAAAATATGCGGATAGTTTGCTTCCTGCAGATGTTTTGATTTGGGAACAAGGTGTTAAAAATAGTCAGGGTCAGTTAGAAATTACAGGTGGTAATAAAGGTATTATTACTTTTAATCTTTCTGTATCCAGTGCAGAGGTTGATATTCACTCAAAATATGGTGCGGTTATTGAATCGGCAGCATGGTATCTCTTAAATGCAATTTCCAGTATGCGAGCAGATGATGGTCAGATTTTAATCGATGGTATTTATGATCAGGTCTTGGAGCCCAATGAGCGTGAATTGGATTTAGTAGAGCGTTATGCTCTTGAAAATAGTGAAGGTTTGCGCAAAGTTTATGGTTTAAAATTACCAACTTTAAAAAAAGAGCGTCGTGATTTTCTTAAAACCTATTTTTTTGAACCCGCCTTATCCATAGAAGGACTTTCTTCTGGTTATCAAGGGCAAGGTGTGAAAACAATTCTGCCTTCTGCTGCCAGTGCTAAGATGGAAATGCGTTTAGTTCCCGGTCTCAGTCCCCAGTACGTTTTTGAAAAGATTAATAGTCATTTGAGAAAATTAGGCTTTGAACATGTTAAGGTAACCTATACCTTAGGCGAAGAATCTTATCGCAGTGATATGAGTGCTCCGGCTATTTTGACCATTATTGACTTGGCTAAGCAATTTTATGAAGCTGGCGTATCTGTTCTGCCCACTGCTGCTGGTACAGGTCCTATGCATACGGTTTATGATGCTTTGGGCATTCCTATGTTAGCTTTTGGACTTGGCAATCCCAATAGTCGCGATCACGGTGGTGATGAAAATGTTAATTTAGCAGACTATTATACCCATATTGAATTAATTAAGGAGTTAATTAGAAGTTATGAGTAA
- a CDS encoding polyphosphate polymerase domain-containing protein yields MLNETIQKEFQRKEIKYLIEADTFEQLQKEFKDYLTPDRFTHSSITNIYFDNPDFQLIKDSINHRHASEKIRMRTYDPKPTQKSQAFLEIKKKEYQGEQEIGYKYRLTSTPLSLCNYVQQGIIDNNIKQDDRANHELAILRERYKKLVPKMFIHYERFSLRGIENPKLRVTFDRNVIYRHENVNLTSGFNGYPLLKNNQIVMEVKVKNGLPAWMEKIFHKHQLIPQSFSKYTTAYLKAYGLTPEDIREEPTSIA; encoded by the coding sequence ATGTTAAATGAAACTATCCAAAAAGAATTTCAAAGAAAAGAAATCAAATATTTAATTGAAGCTGACACCTTTGAACAATTACAAAAAGAATTTAAAGATTATCTTACTCCGGATCGCTTCACTCATTCCTCCATTACCAATATTTATTTTGATAATCCCGACTTTCAATTGATTAAGGATTCAATCAACCACCGCCATGCCAGTGAAAAAATTAGAATGCGTACCTATGACCCAAAACCTACTCAAAAAAGTCAAGCTTTTTTAGAAATCAAGAAAAAAGAATATCAGGGTGAACAAGAAATCGGTTATAAATACCGTCTGACATCCACCCCTTTGTCTCTTTGCAATTATGTTCAGCAAGGAATAATTGACAATAACATAAAACAAGATGACAGAGCTAATCATGAGCTTGCTATTTTACGAGAACGTTATAAAAAACTAGTACCAAAAATGTTCATTCACTATGAACGCTTTTCACTAAGGGGAATTGAAAATCCTAAACTTCGCGTTACTTTTGACCGCAATGTTATTTATCGCCACGAAAATGTTAACCTCACTTCGGGTTTTAATGGTTATCCACTTCTAAAAAACAATCAAATCGTTATGGAAGTCAAAGTTAAAAATGGGCTTCCTGCTTGGATGGAAAAAATATTCCATAAACACCAGCTAATTCCACAATCTTTTTCAAAGTATACCACTGCTTATTTAAAGGCTTATGGACTAACACCTGAAGATATCAGAGAGGAGCCTACGTCAATTGCTTAA
- the rpmG gene encoding 50S ribosomal protein L33 gives MAQKKASLACVECGSRNYSIGVSGNPKPNRLEVNKFCKYCKKYTLHKETR, from the coding sequence ATGGCGCAGAAAAAAGCAAGTCTAGCTTGTGTAGAATGCGGCTCACGGAATTATTCTATCGGCGTGAGTGGTAATCCTAAACCAAATCGACTAGAGGTTAATAAATTTTGTAAATATTGTAAAAAATATACCTTGCATAAGGAAACACGTTAG
- a CDS encoding methionine ABC transporter ATP-binding protein yields MSKAIIKLDHIDITFHQKKRTIEAVKGVTVHINQGDIYGIVGYSGAGKSTLVRVINLLQTPTKGKITVDQDVIFENGEKRLSSQELRKKRHEIGMIFQHFNLMAQKTARQNVAFALRHSNLSAAEKESKVTELLELVGLTDRAENYPSQLSGGQKQRVAIARALANDPKILISDEATSALDPKTTKQILALLQDLNKKLGLTVVMITHEMQIVKDICNRVAVMQEGSLIEEGSVLDIFSNPREDLTKDFIKTATGIEEALIKIKQQEIVKNLPANAALVQLKYAGKTTDEPILNNLYKKYQVTANILYGNIEILEKTPVGEMIVILEGAATNIEQALNDLTHSDLTVTVLKRGV; encoded by the coding sequence ATGAGTAAAGCGATTATAAAACTTGACCATATTGATATCACTTTTCACCAAAAGAAGCGAACTATTGAAGCGGTTAAAGGTGTCACAGTACATATTAATCAAGGTGATATTTATGGTATTGTTGGTTATTCTGGCGCCGGTAAGTCCACTCTTGTTCGTGTGATTAATCTTTTGCAGACCCCAACAAAAGGAAAAATTACAGTAGATCAAGATGTGATTTTTGAAAATGGTGAAAAGCGGTTATCCAGTCAGGAACTCAGAAAGAAGCGTCATGAAATTGGTATGATTTTCCAGCATTTTAATTTAATGGCTCAGAAGACTGCGCGCCAAAATGTTGCTTTTGCCTTGCGTCATTCCAATCTTAGTGCAGCGGAAAAAGAAAGCAAAGTAACAGAATTATTAGAATTGGTGGGCTTAACTGATCGTGCAGAGAACTACCCTTCACAGCTTTCTGGCGGTCAAAAACAACGTGTCGCGATTGCTCGAGCTCTTGCTAATGATCCTAAAATTCTGATTTCAGATGAAGCTACTTCGGCCTTAGATCCCAAAACAACCAAGCAAATTTTAGCACTTTTACAAGATTTAAATAAAAAATTGGGATTGACTGTTGTCATGATTACTCATGAGATGCAAATTGTTAAAGATATTTGCAATCGTGTGGCTGTCATGCAGGAAGGTTCTCTAATTGAAGAAGGATCTGTTTTAGATATTTTTTCAAATCCTAGAGAGGACTTAACCAAAGACTTCATCAAAACAGCAACGGGAATTGAAGAAGCTTTGATAAAGATTAAACAGCAAGAAATCGTTAAAAACTTGCCGGCTAATGCTGCTTTGGTGCAATTAAAATACGCGGGTAAAACCACGGATGAGCCTATTTTAAATAACCTTTATAAAAAATATCAAGTCACTGCTAATATTCTGTATGGCAATATAGAAATTTTAGAAAAGACACCTGTTGGTGAGATGATTGTTATTTTAGAGGGCGCAGCTACTAATATTGAGCAAGCACTTAATGATTTAACACATTCAGATTTAACAGTAACGGTTTTGAAGAGAGGAGTTTAA
- a CDS encoding DUF4956 domain-containing protein, whose protein sequence is MLNQIFNSVFSNRDITISPSMFALSILTSLLLGLLLAKIYKYKTIYTKEFIITLATLPVLISMIIFLVNGNLGTSVAVAGTFGLIRFRSAAGGAKEILYIFFATAVGIATGMGFLVLAILFTLTLTLVLWLYENSGFSQVSTSRRQATFIVPNNEIDYIPILEKILNKTCREINLISVKNINKNNTIQMEYHLDLKPEMNDIGLINSIMTYNPDIEVTLDTSAKKKKIL, encoded by the coding sequence TTGCTTAATCAGATTTTTAACAGTGTTTTCTCAAATCGAGATATTACTATTAGTCCCAGCATGTTCGCCTTATCTATCTTAACCAGCCTGCTTTTAGGATTGTTACTGGCTAAAATTTATAAATACAAGACTATCTATACTAAAGAATTCATTATTACCTTGGCTACTTTGCCTGTACTCATTTCCATGATTATTTTTCTTGTTAATGGTAATTTAGGAACCAGTGTCGCTGTTGCAGGAACTTTTGGTCTGATTCGTTTTCGTTCAGCTGCAGGCGGTGCTAAAGAAATTCTTTATATTTTCTTTGCAACTGCTGTTGGTATTGCAACAGGTATGGGCTTTCTTGTCCTAGCCATCCTGTTTACCTTGACCTTGACCCTTGTGCTTTGGCTTTATGAGAATTCAGGATTTTCACAGGTCAGCACAAGCAGGCGACAGGCAACTTTTATTGTTCCTAATAATGAGATTGATTATATCCCTATTCTGGAAAAAATCCTAAACAAAACTTGCCGTGAAATAAATCTCATTTCTGTTAAAAACATTAACAAAAACAACACCATTCAAATGGAATATCATTTAGACTTAAAACCAGAAATGAATGACATAGGACTTATCAATAGTATCATGACTTACAACCCTGATATTGAAGTCACTCTTGATACCAGTGCCAAAAAAAAGAAAATTTTATGA
- a CDS encoding carbon-nitrogen family hydrolase produces the protein MKISLLQLDIKDGQPRVNQANVQNLLQEALLEEPDVIVLPELWNSGYALDKLEKIADEDGKVSRPWLSQFAEKHGVTLVAGSVATKRKGQFYNTAYSFSSKGQLINTYDKVHLFGLMAEDKFLTAGQRESHFQIGTVGASHVICYDIRFPEWIRHLMSQDAALLFVSAQWPSSRIEQWRILLQARAIENQAFVIAVNRVGQGLKDQFNGHSLIIDPLGKILLEANDCEGVFSAQIDLNQVKKVRGQIPVFKDRRLELY, from the coding sequence TTGAAAATTAGTCTTTTGCAATTAGATATAAAAGATGGTCAGCCTCGTGTTAATCAGGCAAACGTCCAAAATCTTTTACAAGAAGCACTCTTAGAAGAGCCGGATGTCATTGTTTTACCAGAATTATGGAACAGTGGTTATGCGTTGGATAAATTAGAAAAAATTGCTGATGAAGATGGGAAAGTCAGCCGTCCTTGGCTTAGTCAATTTGCTGAGAAACATGGAGTTACTTTAGTTGCTGGATCTGTAGCGACTAAACGAAAAGGCCAATTTTACAATACAGCTTACAGTTTTTCTTCGAAAGGACAGCTGATAAATACTTATGATAAGGTCCATCTTTTTGGTCTAATGGCTGAAGATAAATTTTTGACTGCTGGACAAAGAGAAAGTCATTTTCAAATTGGAACTGTTGGTGCCAGCCATGTTATTTGTTACGATATCCGCTTTCCTGAATGGATTCGTCATTTGATGAGTCAAGATGCTGCTCTTTTATTTGTTTCAGCCCAGTGGCCCAGCAGCCGCATTGAACAATGGAGGATCCTTTTACAAGCGCGTGCTATTGAAAATCAGGCCTTTGTCATTGCTGTTAATCGTGTCGGACAGGGGCTCAAGGACCAGTTCAACGGTCATTCTTTAATCATTGATCCTTTGGGAAAAATTCTTTTAGAGGCAAATGATTGTGAAGGAGTTTTTAGTGCTCAGATAGATCTAAACCAAGTTAAAAAGGTTCGTGGTCAGATTCCTGTTTTTAAAGATAGACGTTTGGAACTTTATTAA
- the leuS gene encoding leucine--tRNA ligase has translation MVYYNHKAIENKWQKFWEDNHTFKTGTASSKPKFYALDMFPYPSGAGLHVGHPEGYTATDILSRFKRAQGYSVLHPMGWDAFGLPAEQYAMDTGHDPADFTAQNIATFKRQIKSLGFSYDWDREINTTDPNYYKWTQWIFTKLYEKGLAYEAEVPVNWVEELGTAIANEEVLPDGTSERGGYPVVRKPMRQWMLKITAYAERLLEDLEDLDWPESIKDMQRNWIGKSTGANVTFKVKDTDEEFTVFTTRPDTLFGATYAVLAPEHDLVDIITTAGQAQAVADYKHQASLKSDLARTDLAKEKTGVWTGAYAINPVNGKEIPIWIADYVLASYGTGAIMAVPAHDERDWEFAKQFNLDIIPVLEGGNVAEAAYTDDGLHINSGFLNGLDKAAAIDKMVTWLETEGVGNKKVTYRLRDWLFSRQRYWGEPIPIIHWEDGTSTALPENELPLVLPVTKDIKPSGTGESPLANLTDWLEVSREDGVKGRRETNTMPQWAGSSWYFLRYIDPHNDQKLADEDLLKQWLPVDVYVGGAEHAVLHLLYARFWHKFLYDLGVVPTKEPFQKLFNQGMILGTSYRDHRGALVATDKVEKRDGSFFNIETGEELEQAPAKMSKSLKNVVNPDDVVEQYGADTLRVYEMFMGPLDASIAWSEEGLEGSRKFLDRVYRLITTKEIAAKNNGHLDKVYNEVVKTVTEHLEAMRFNTAISQLMIFVNAANKEEQLFLDYAKGFIQLLAPFAPHLAEELWQFLTQSGQSITYVAWPSYDESKLVEDEIEIVLQIKGKVRAKVVVSKDSSREELEKIALANDKIQAEIAGKDIVKVIAVPNKLVNIVIK, from the coding sequence ATGGTTTACTACAATCACAAAGCAATTGAGAATAAATGGCAAAAATTCTGGGAAGATAACCATACTTTTAAGACTGGAACGGCTTCCTCAAAACCAAAATTTTATGCCCTTGATATGTTTCCTTATCCATCTGGAGCTGGCCTACACGTTGGACACCCTGAGGGCTATACAGCGACAGATATTCTCAGTCGTTTCAAACGTGCGCAAGGCTACAGTGTCCTTCACCCTATGGGCTGGGATGCTTTTGGTTTACCTGCTGAGCAATATGCTATGGACACGGGTCATGATCCTGCTGACTTTACAGCGCAAAATATTGCGACTTTTAAACGCCAAATTAAATCACTTGGTTTCTCTTATGATTGGGACCGTGAAATCAACACGACAGATCCTAACTACTATAAATGGACTCAGTGGATTTTTACCAAACTTTATGAAAAAGGTCTGGCTTATGAAGCTGAAGTGCCTGTCAACTGGGTTGAAGAACTAGGGACAGCTATTGCAAATGAAGAGGTGCTGCCAGACGGAACTTCTGAACGCGGTGGTTATCCTGTTGTCCGTAAACCTATGCGCCAATGGATGTTGAAAATCACAGCTTATGCTGAACGTCTCTTAGAAGATTTGGAAGATCTGGACTGGCCTGAGTCAATCAAAGATATGCAACGCAACTGGATTGGTAAATCAACTGGTGCCAATGTAACTTTCAAAGTCAAGGACACAGATGAGGAATTTACCGTTTTCACCACTCGTCCTGATACACTCTTTGGTGCTACTTATGCTGTTCTTGCTCCTGAGCATGATTTGGTAGATATTATTACTACTGCTGGCCAAGCGCAAGCAGTTGCTGATTATAAACATCAAGCCAGTCTCAAATCAGACTTAGCTCGTACAGATCTTGCCAAAGAAAAGACTGGTGTTTGGACGGGTGCCTATGCTATCAATCCTGTCAATGGCAAGGAGATTCCAATTTGGATAGCCGACTACGTGCTTGCTAGCTACGGAACAGGTGCTATCATGGCCGTTCCAGCTCATGACGAACGCGACTGGGAATTTGCTAAACAGTTTAATCTTGATATCATTCCCGTTCTTGAAGGTGGAAATGTAGCAGAAGCAGCTTATACGGATGACGGATTGCATATTAATTCTGGTTTCTTAAACGGCCTTGACAAGGCTGCCGCTATTGACAAGATGGTGACTTGGCTTGAAACTGAAGGTGTCGGTAATAAGAAAGTGACCTATCGCTTGCGTGACTGGCTCTTTAGCCGCCAACGATACTGGGGTGAGCCTATTCCAATTATTCATTGGGAAGATGGAACGAGTACAGCTCTTCCTGAAAATGAATTGCCACTTGTCTTACCAGTAACCAAGGACATCAAACCTTCAGGCACAGGTGAATCTCCACTTGCCAACTTGACAGACTGGTTGGAAGTGTCGCGTGAAGACGGTGTTAAAGGTCGCCGAGAAACCAACACTATGCCGCAGTGGGCAGGTTCTAGCTGGTATTTCCTACGCTATATTGATCCGCATAATGACCAAAAATTGGCCGATGAGGATCTTTTGAAACAATGGTTGCCAGTTGATGTTTATGTTGGCGGCGCTGAACATGCCGTTCTCCACTTGCTTTATGCACGTTTTTGGCATAAGTTTCTCTATGATCTTGGTGTTGTACCAACCAAAGAACCTTTCCAAAAACTCTTTAACCAAGGGATGATTTTGGGAACCAGCTATCGCGATCATCGTGGTGCTTTAGTAGCAACAGATAAAGTTGAAAAACGTGATGGTTCTTTCTTCAACATCGAAACAGGCGAAGAGTTGGAACAAGCACCAGCTAAGATGTCCAAATCACTCAAAAACGTTGTCAATCCTGACGATGTTGTCGAACAATATGGTGCTGATACCCTTCGTGTTTACGAAATGTTCATGGGGCCGCTTGATGCTTCCATTGCTTGGTCTGAAGAAGGTCTTGAAGGCAGCCGTAAGTTCCTTGACCGTGTCTACCGTCTTATCACAACAAAAGAAATAGCTGCCAAAAACAATGGACACTTAGACAAGGTTTATAATGAAGTGGTTAAAACCGTAACAGAGCATCTTGAAGCTATGCGCTTTAACACAGCTATTTCTCAATTGATGATTTTTGTCAATGCCGCTAACAAGGAAGAACAACTCTTTCTTGATTATGCTAAGGGATTTATCCAATTATTGGCACCATTTGCACCGCATTTAGCTGAAGAGCTTTGGCAATTCTTAACGCAGTCTGGACAATCTATTACTTATGTTGCTTGGCCAAGTTATGATGAATCCAAATTGGTCGAAGACGAAATCGAGATTGTCCTTCAAATCAAAGGAAAAGTTCGTGCCAAGGTTGTTGTTTCTAAGGATTCCAGCCGTGAAGAACTTGAAAAAATTGCTCTTGCCAACGACAAAATCCAAGCAGAAATTGCAGGAAAAGATATTGTAAAAGTTATTGCAGTGCCTAACAAATTGGTTAATATCGTGATTAAATGA
- the secE gene encoding preprotein translocase subunit SecE, giving the protein MKFIGGVFSVLKHTTWPTRKQSWHDFISILEYSAFFALVIFIFDKLLTLGLAELLKRF; this is encoded by the coding sequence ATGAAATTCATCGGTGGCGTTTTTTCAGTTCTAAAGCATACGACATGGCCAACACGTAAACAATCTTGGCATGATTTTATTTCAATTCTGGAGTATTCAGCATTCTTTGCTCTTGTCATCTTTATTTTTGATAAGCTGTTAACTCTGGGATTGGCTGAATTATTAAAACGTTTTTAA
- a CDS encoding MetQ/NlpA family ABC transporter substrate-binding protein, with protein MKLKKILGLLGLALAAAFVLTACGQKNDKNTLTVGVMTMTDSDKERWDKIEELLKKENIKLKFKEFTDYSQPNKALKNGEIDINSFQHYNFLNNWNKENKGDLVTVAETYISPINLFSGTENGKAKYSSAKEIPDGGQIAIPNDATNESRALYVLQDAGLIKLNVSGDELATVKNIKSNPKNLDIKEVDASQTARNLASVDAAVVNNSYAVPAKIDFKTSLYKEKVNEGSKQWINIIAAQKNWKKSKKAAAIKKLIKAYHTDAVKKVIKKTAKGVDEPVW; from the coding sequence ATGAAACTTAAAAAAATATTAGGTCTTTTAGGATTGGCTTTAGCTGCGGCATTTGTTTTAACGGCTTGCGGTCAAAAAAATGATAAAAATACGTTAACTGTTGGTGTGATGACTATGACTGATTCTGATAAAGAACGTTGGGATAAAATTGAGGAACTGCTTAAAAAAGAAAATATCAAACTTAAATTTAAAGAGTTTACAGATTACTCACAGCCGAATAAAGCTTTAAAAAACGGTGAAATTGACATCAATTCTTTCCAGCATTATAATTTCTTGAATAATTGGAACAAGGAAAACAAGGGTGATTTAGTTACTGTAGCTGAGACATATATCAGTCCGATTAATCTTTTCTCAGGCACAGAAAATGGTAAAGCAAAATACAGTAGTGCTAAGGAAATTCCAGATGGTGGTCAAATTGCTATTCCTAATGATGCTACTAACGAAAGCCGCGCTCTTTACGTTCTTCAAGATGCTGGCTTAATTAAATTAAATGTTTCTGGTGATGAATTGGCTACCGTTAAAAATATTAAGTCAAATCCCAAAAATCTTGATATTAAAGAAGTAGATGCCAGTCAAACAGCTCGTAATTTAGCATCCGTTGATGCTGCTGTTGTTAATAACAGTTACGCTGTTCCAGCAAAAATTGATTTCAAAACGTCTCTTTATAAAGAAAAAGTGAATGAAGGCTCTAAACAATGGATTAATATCATTGCAGCTCAAAAGAATTGGAAAAAATCAAAGAAGGCAGCCGCGATTAAGAAATTGATTAAAGCTTATCATACAGATGCTGTTAAAAAAGTTATTAAAAAGACTGCTAAAGGCGTTGATGAACCTGTTTGGTAA
- the nusG gene encoding transcription termination/antitermination protein NusG — MDSFDKGWFVLQTYSGYENKVKENLLQRAQTYNMLDNILRVEIPTQTVNVEKNGKTKEVEENRFPGYVLVEMVMTDEAWFVVRNTPNVTGFVGSHGNRSKPTPLLEEEIRSILLSMGQTVDIIDTNIKEGDVVQIIDGAFVGQEGRVVEIENNKVKIMINMFGAETQAELELYQIAEL; from the coding sequence ATGGATTCATTTGATAAAGGATGGTTTGTGCTGCAAACTTATTCTGGCTATGAAAATAAAGTAAAGGAAAATCTGTTGCAACGGGCACAAACTTATAATATGTTGGATAATATTTTACGCGTAGAAATTCCAACACAGACTGTTAATGTCGAAAAAAACGGCAAGACTAAAGAAGTTGAAGAAAATCGCTTCCCAGGCTATGTTTTGGTCGAGATGGTTATGACAGATGAGGCTTGGTTTGTTGTGCGTAACACACCAAACGTTACTGGTTTTGTCGGCTCACACGGTAATCGTTCTAAACCAACTCCGCTTCTTGAAGAAGAAATTCGTTCCATTCTCTTGTCTATGGGACAAACAGTTGATATTATTGATACTAACATCAAAGAAGGAGATGTAGTGCAAATTATTGATGGTGCCTTTGTAGGTCAAGAGGGTCGTGTTGTTGAAATTGAAAATAATAAAGTTAAAATTATGATTAATATGTTTGGAGCAGAAACTCAAGCTGAACTTGAACTGTATCAAATTGCAGAACTATAA